One window of Mesoplasma syrphidae genomic DNA carries:
- the ybeY gene encoding rRNA maturation RNase YbeY: MIEINFINETSSDMKKWEKFAKNIFTNAHKVLNLKEKIELSVTFVNSQRAQEINQQYRGKNYIADVTSFPVELSSQEVIALGVREVGDIFLCLEEAQRKTIKYDHTIEQEMGFLFAHGFLHLLGYDHETSLEDETRMFKLQDDILLESQINYEIKFVDEDYIGE; the protein is encoded by the coding sequence ATGATCGAAATAAATTTTATAAATGAAACATCAAGCGATATGAAAAAATGAGAAAAATTTGCCAAAAATATTTTTACTAATGCACATAAGGTTTTAAACTTGAAAGAAAAAATTGAATTGTCAGTGACATTTGTAAATTCTCAACGAGCACAAGAAATCAACCAACAATATCGTGGTAAAAATTATATTGCTGATGTTACCTCTTTTCCAGTTGAATTGAGCAGTCAAGAAGTTATTGCTTTAGGTGTGAGAGAAGTTGGAGATATATTTTTATGTTTAGAAGAGGCTCAACGTAAAACTATTAAATACGATCATACAATTGAACAAGAGATGGGATTTTTATTTGCACATGGATTTTTGCATTTGTTGGGTTATGATCATGAAACTAGTTTAGAAGATGAAACAAGAATGTTTAAACTTCAAGATGATATTTTATTAGAGAGTCAAATTAACTATGAAATAAAATTTGTAGATGAAGATTACATAGGAGAATAA
- a CDS encoding cysteine peptidase family C39 domain-containing protein — translation MLINFFHNTTIDIDQIKYEQNLDSKSLNFFDLVVIAKAYFLNGEAFEKVTDFELLKKQKPFLAQTVDKQGILHFIIVSQITDNKIIINDPSKSRQSMLSWKEFQSIFAGNIIIFTANRKLYKAERGFWKAFNFKGYKLYIINYSIITFVTTIIFIGEAQFIKKYGQDLVYSQPNIYLYIYFFTLFVLNLLFKELNALVVEKLRKKQHIFMLKKFFYFCTNYSHQIDYYKIFEESKFIIDFMINIIIPIIPNTISNVICSFVIAKLNFGVAGLIFVHNFIIIGISLLVTTPIQAPSANIEVIKYITSKEIYQNSGKEKVMIDQILLKLKNNNHHFQIDWFKNFELVLDKILVLLIYWVLWFDLKKQAIIFENLIIILVLNSLSQTHLKLVLSFLKHRKKYFSYVFKLNKLFIDTKTNNSCPNIHTIKLVEIAQPPIILLKGINILKKERNFLKVVNKSVKNSLIEVFINNLEVSNFTTLSIRAQIYYGNSYNLDIWYGTLLSNLVDNNFSINANKILSTDAFLEFSNKYGVKIQSLIIPEGLSEFQKELIVLCRVLFTSKSVYIIDQNFYLIRREDVLKIIELAAEINSNLLIVFNDLY, via the coding sequence ATGCTTATTAATTTTTTTCATAATACAACTATTGATATTGATCAAATAAAATACGAACAAAATTTAGACTCGAAGAGTTTGAATTTTTTTGATTTAGTGGTCATTGCCAAAGCCTATTTTTTAAATGGAGAGGCTTTTGAAAAAGTAACTGATTTTGAGTTATTAAAAAAGCAGAAACCTTTTTTGGCTCAAACTGTTGATAAACAAGGAATTTTGCATTTTATTATTGTCAGTCAAATTACTGATAATAAAATAATTATTAATGACCCAAGCAAATCTCGTCAATCGATGTTGTCGTGAAAAGAGTTTCAAAGCATTTTTGCAGGTAATATAATTATTTTTACGGCTAATAGAAAACTTTACAAAGCAGAACGTGGCTTTTGAAAAGCATTTAATTTTAAAGGATACAAATTATACATAATAAATTATTCAATAATAACTTTTGTTACAACAATAATTTTTATTGGCGAAGCACAGTTTATTAAAAAATATGGCCAAGATCTTGTTTATTCCCAACCTAATATTTATTTGTATATTTATTTTTTTACATTATTTGTTTTAAACTTATTATTTAAAGAACTCAATGCATTGGTCGTAGAAAAATTGCGAAAAAAACAGCATATTTTTATGCTCAAAAAATTTTTCTATTTTTGTACCAATTATAGTCATCAGATTGACTACTATAAAATTTTTGAAGAAAGCAAATTTATTATCGATTTTATGATTAATATAATTATTCCCATAATTCCGAATACAATCTCCAATGTTATATGTTCATTCGTAATAGCCAAACTTAATTTTGGTGTTGCGGGGTTAATTTTTGTTCATAACTTTATCATAATAGGAATCAGCTTACTCGTCACTACTCCAATTCAAGCGCCATCAGCTAATATTGAAGTTATAAAATATATAACTAGTAAAGAGATTTATCAAAATTCTGGAAAAGAAAAAGTCATGATTGATCAGATTTTACTAAAATTAAAAAACAATAATCATCATTTTCAAATCGACTGATTTAAAAATTTTGAGCTAGTATTGGATAAGATTTTAGTACTTTTGATTTACTGAGTTTTGTGGTTTGATTTAAAAAAACAGGCAATTATTTTTGAAAATTTAATAATCATTTTGGTGCTTAATAGTTTAAGCCAAACTCACTTAAAGCTGGTGCTAAGTTTTCTCAAACATCGCAAAAAATATTTTAGTTATGTTTTCAAACTTAACAAACTTTTTATTGATACGAAGACAAACAATAGTTGTCCGAATATTCATACTATCAAGTTAGTTGAAATTGCTCAGCCACCAATCATCTTATTAAAAGGAATTAATATTCTCAAAAAGGAAAGAAATTTTTTGAAAGTTGTTAATAAGTCAGTAAAAAATTCTCTTATTGAAGTATTCATTAATAATTTGGAAGTTTCTAACTTTACTACTTTAAGTATTCGAGCCCAAATTTATTATGGCAATAGTTATAATCTAGACATTTGATATGGAACTCTACTAAGTAATTTAGTAGATAATAATTTTTCAATTAATGCAAACAAAATTTTAAGTACCGATGCCTTCTTAGAATTCTCTAATAAATATGGTGTGAAAATTCAGAGTTTAATTATTCCTGAAGGATTAAGCGAATTTCAAAAAGAGCTTATTGTTTTATGTCGTGTCTTATTTACATCCAAAAGTGTTTATATCATTGATCAAAATTTTTATTTGATAAGACGTGAGGATGTTTTAAAAATTATAGAGTTGGCAGCTGAGATTAATTCTAATTTGCTAATTGTTTTTAACGATTTATACTAA
- a CDS encoding DJ-1 family glyoxalase III has translation MIKNNKVAIFIHPGFEEIEAITIIDILRRAEIEIDLIALSDSLKVMGSHQIEINTDYSCHNFIDNDYQGIIIPGGPGVNGLFENDFLISTIKKFNETQKMVAAICAAPQLLGKAGITVNKKITGYPGCNRFLDEAILNNKPYSIDENIITGQSAGTAIKFALTIVGYLKDQTISEKVAKALVIN, from the coding sequence ATGATAAAAAACAACAAAGTGGCAATTTTTATTCATCCAGGCTTTGAAGAAATTGAGGCAATTACAATAATTGATATTTTACGTAGGGCTGAAATTGAAATTGATTTAATTGCTTTAAGTGACAGTTTGAAGGTAATGGGGTCTCATCAAATCGAGATTAATACTGATTATAGCTGCCATAATTTTATAGATAATGATTATCAAGGAATTATCATTCCTGGGGGACCAGGAGTTAATGGGTTATTTGAAAATGACTTCTTGATATCGACAATAAAGAAATTTAATGAAACTCAAAAAATGGTTGCGGCAATTTGCGCAGCACCACAATTATTGGGAAAAGCTGGAATTACAGTAAACAAAAAAATTACAGGATATCCTGGATGCAATAGATTTTTAGATGAAGCAATTTTAAACAATAAGCCTTACTCAATTGATGAAAATATTATAACTGGGCAATCTGCAGGGACGGCTATAAAGTTTGCATTGACAATAGTCGGGTATCTAAAAGACCAAACAATAAGTGAAAAAGTGGCAAAAGCGCTGGTAATCAACTAA